From a region of the Zingiber officinale cultivar Zhangliang chromosome 4B, Zo_v1.1, whole genome shotgun sequence genome:
- the LOC121974662 gene encoding thiol protease SEN102-like, producing MGRKVLLVAMLLAVAFTVSRCIPFTEEDLSTEDSLWALYERWRSHHTVARDLEEKRRRFNVFKHNVKFIHEFNKKDEPYKLRLNAFADLTNQEFRGFYAGSKIEHHQIRRGEKPEGEFKHGHVDLHKLPASVDWRTQGAVTPVKDQGQCGSCWAFSTVVAVEGINQIASRKLISLSEQELVDCDTGNSGCNGGLMDNAFEFIKNVGGITTEATYPYTAQQGPCSASKVNNPVVTIDGYEDVPSNNENALQQAVANQPVSVAIDAGDQAFQFYSEGVFTGPCGTSLDHGVAVVGYGVTQDGTKYWIVKNSWGTSWGEQGYIRMKRGIPNRRGTCGIAMSASYPIKTSPNPSNESAKDEL from the exons ATGGGGAGGAAGGTGCTATTGGTGGCCATGCTTCTTGCAGTGGCCTTCACCGTGTCTCGATGCATTCCCTTCACCGAGGAAGATTTGTCGACCGAGGACAGCCTGTGGGCGCTCTATGAGCGATGGCGCAGCCACCACACGGTGGCGCGGGATCTCGAGGAGAAGCGCCGGCGTTTCAACGTGTTCAAGCACAACGTCAAGTTCATCCACGAGTTCAACAAGAAGGACGAGCCGTACAAGCTCAGGCTCAACGCCTTCGCGGACTTGACCAACCAGGAGTTCCGTGGCTTCTACGCCGGCTCCAAGATCGAGCACCACCAGATCCGGCGAGGGGAGAAGCCGGAGGGGGAGTTCAAGCACGGCCACGTCGATCTCCACAAACTCCCTGCGTCGGTGGATTGGAGGACCCAGGGCGCAGTTACACCCGTCAAAGATCAAGGCCAATGCg GGAGTTGTTGGGCATTTTCGACGGTCGTTGCTGTTGAGGGTATAAATCAAATCGCGAGCAGAAAGTTGATATCGTTATCGGAGCAAGAGCTTGTGGATTGCGATACGGGCAACAGTGGATGCAACGGAGGGTTGATGGATAATGCATTTGAATTCATCAAAAATGTTGGAGGCATAACTACAGAGGCTACGTACCCTTACACAGCACAGCAAGGACCCTGCAGTGCCTCTAAG GTGAATAATCCCGTTGTGACAATTGATGGATATGAAGATGTTCCATCAAACAATGAGAATGCTCTTCAACAAGCTGTGGCAAATCAACCTGTATCAGTCGCTATTGATGCAGGTGATCAAGCCTTCCAGTTCTATTCTGAG GGGGTCTTTACGGGACCTTGTGGCACGAGCTTAGATCATGGAGTTGCGGTTGTTGGATATGGAGTAACACAAGATGGAACTAAATATTGGATAGTGAAGAATTCATGGGGGACAAGTTGGGGAGAGCAAGGCTACATAAGGATGAAACGAGGAATCCCAAACAGGAGAGGAACATGTGGTATTGCCATGTCAGCTTCCTATCCCATCAAAACATCACCCAACCCTAGCAATGAATCAGCCAAGGATGAACTCTAG
- the LOC121977364 gene encoding thiol protease SEN102-like yields the protein MGRKVLLVAMLLAVAFTVSRCIPFTEEDLSTEDSLWALYERWRSHHTVARDLEEKRRRFNVFKHNVKFIHEFNKKDEPYKLRLNAFADLTNQEFRGFYAGSKIEHHQIRRGEKPEGEFKHGHVDLHKLPASVDWRTQGAVTPVKDQGQCGSCWAFSTVVAVEGINQIASRKLISLSEQELVDCDTGNSGCDGGLMDNAFEFIKNVGGITTEATYPYTAQQGPCSASKVNNPVVTIDGYEDVPSNNENALQQAVANQPVSVAIDAGDQAFQFYSEGVFTGPCGTSLDHGVAVVGYGVTQDGTKYWIVKNSWGTSWGEQGYIRMKRGIPNRRGTCGIAMSASYPIKTSPNPSNESAKDEL from the exons ATGGGGAGGAAGGTGCTATTGGTGGCCATGCTTCTTGCAGTGGCCTTCACCGTGTCTCGATGCATTCCCTTCACCGAGGAAGATTTGTCGACCGAGGACAGCCTGTGGGCGCTCTATGAGCGATGGCGCAGCCACCACACGGTGGCGCGGGATCTCGAGGAGAAGCGCCGGCGTTTCAACGTGTTCAAGCACAACGTCAAGTTCATCCACGAGTTCAACAAGAAGGACGAGCCGTACAAGCTCAGGCTCAACGCCTTCGCGGACTTGACCAACCAGGAGTTCCGTGGCTTCTACGCCGGCTCCAAGATCGAGCACCACCAGATCCGGCGAGGGGAGAAGCCGGAGGGGGAGTTCAAGCACGGCCACGTCGATCTCCACAAACTCCCTGCGTCGGTGGATTGGAGGACCCAGGGCGCAGTTACACCCGTCAAAGATCAAGGCCAATGCG GGAGTTGTTGGGCATTTTCGACGGTCGTTGCTGTTGAGGGTATAAATCAAATCGCGAGCAGAAAGTTGATATCGTTATCTGAGCAAGAGCTTGTGGATTGCGATACGGGCAACAGTGGATGCGACGGAGGGTTGATGGATAATGCATTTGAATTCATCAAAAATGTTGGAGGCATAACTACAGAGGCTACGTACCCTTACACAGCACAGCAAGGACCCTGCAGTGCCTCTAAG GTGAATAATCCCGTTGTGACAATTGATGGATATGAAGATGTTCCATCAAACAATGAGAATGCTCTTCAACAAGCTGTGGCAAATCAACCTGTATCAGTCGCTATTGATGCAGGTGATCAAGCCTTCCAGTTCTATTCTGAG GGGGTCTTTACGGGACCTTGTGGCACGAGCTTAGATCATGGAGTTGCGGTTGTTGGATATGGAGTAACACAAGATGGAACTAAATATTGGATAGTGAAGAATTCATGGGGGACAAGTTGGGGAGAGCAAGGCTACATAAGGATGAAACGTGGAATCCCAAACAGAAGAGGAACATGTGGTATTGCCATGTCAGCTTCCTATCCCATCAAAACATCACCCAACCCTAGCAATGAATCAGCCAAGGATGAACTCTAG